A segment of the Fibrobacter succinogenes subsp. succinogenes S85 genome:
CAAGGAAATCACGCGTCGTTACGCGCCATTCCTGGAGCCGCTCGACCTCACCTACACGCAGTACATCGTAATGCTCGTGCTGTGGGAAGAGAAAAAATGTAACGTCACTGAACTCGGACAAAAGCTCTACCTCGATTCAGGAACGCTCACACCGCTCCTGAAAAAGCTCGAGAGCAAAGGCTACATCATGCGCACCCGCGAAGCAAGCGACGAGCGTTGCCTTTCAGTAAGCCTGACCGATGAAGGTGAAAAGTTGCAGCACAAAGCAGCGAGCGTTCCTAAGCCCATGGCAAGTTGTGTAAATTTGTCAGAAGACGAAGCAAAGTCGCTTTACTGCACGCTTTACAAAATCTTGGAAAGTCTTAGGAAAGACGCATGATAAAAATATTGTTCGTATGTCACGGGAACATCTGCAGAAGCCCGATGGCAGAATTTGTAATGAAAAAGTTGGTACGCGATATTAGTTCGTCCGCAAAACATGTTACGACGAACAGCGCATTGACTGCCGCAGACTTTGAGATTGCATCTGCAGCGACAAGCACCGAAGAAATCGGAAATCCGGTGT
Coding sequences within it:
- a CDS encoding MarR family winged helix-turn-helix transcriptional regulator, with product MICPQLKLENQLCFPLYAVSKEITRRYAPFLEPLDLTYTQYIVMLVLWEEKKCNVTELGQKLYLDSGTLTPLLKKLESKGYIMRTREASDERCLSVSLTDEGEKLQHKAASVPKPMASCVNLSEDEAKSLYCTLYKILESLRKDA